TTTTTTTTAAATCCCATAGTAATTTTCCCCGTTCCATCTCATATTTCTCATAGTCATCTGCATAGAGAAAGATTGGTATACGCATCACTGCCGCATCAAATGCTGCACTGGAATAATCTGTCATAAATGCATCACATCCAGCCAGCAATTCATACATATCATCGACTTTACTCACATCAATAAATCGTCCAGCTTTATTGCTTGCAATATGCCTTGCCGTTAATTGCGGATGCAATCTCAAGAAAACAATCCAATCTCCGTCAAAACGCTTTTTTAAGGCCTTCAACAAAACGTCAAAATCTGGTGCATGGTCTCCTTTTTCAATTGTACGTTTTATACCTTGGCTTCCTCCTCGAAAGGTTGGAGCATACATTATAATTTTCGTATCCAGGGAAAGGTTATAACTCTTCCTCACCTTCTGCCTTGCTTGCTCCTTACCATTTACAAGGATATCGCACCTAGGTGAACCTGTGCGAAGTACTTTTCCATTGTATAGCATCCCAGTTGGCAGTGTCTTATCGTACCAATCAGAATTGGATAACACATAATCTATCATGTCGGAATCATGCTTGCTTACTAGATAAGCAATTTGAGAAAACGAAGCTCCTCTA
The Selenomonas ruminantium AC2024 DNA segment above includes these coding regions:
- a CDS encoding CDP-glycerol glycerophosphotransferase family protein — encoded protein: MDGEAWYIRKRLCKAWLQSIPFYLFRVFSIKPKKIVFTSIEGTTGYSCNPKYIAEELIKRNEGYELVWLVNDMNKKFPKEIKKVHNTLWNRAYHLTTAKFWIDNSRKQLEVRKRKGQIYIQTWHAKLGFKPTCLDRGASFSQIAYLVSKHDSDMIDYVLSNSDWYDKTLPTGMLYNGKVLRTGSPRCDILVNGKEQARQKVRKSYNLSLDTKIIMYAPTFRGGSQGIKRTIEKGDHAPDFDVLLKALKKRFDGDWIVFLRLHPQLTARHIASNKAGRFIDVSKVDDMYELLAGCDAFMTDYSSAAFDAAVMRIPIFLYADDYEKYEMERGKLLWDLKKMPFLLATDYVELERMILSFDEDKYIKSLEVLFLQTSMIENGQAANNVCDEIRGLSNESKI